The Pseudorhodobacter turbinis genome contains a region encoding:
- the eda gene encoding bifunctional 4-hydroxy-2-oxoglutarate aldolase/2-dehydro-3-deoxy-phosphogluconate aldolase: MTPAEQSLRSAEICQLAPVVPVLVVEDVSRAEALARALVAGGLPALEVTLRTACALDAIRAMSQVEGGVVGAGTLLTPADVKAAKEAGAKFGVSPGATPRLLDACAEYDLPLLPGAATATEVMMLLELGYTVQKFFPAEASGGAPALKSIGAPIPQVRFCPTGGIGLKNAHDYLGLPNVMCVGGSWVAPAALVAAEDWAGITKLAKEAAALR, from the coding sequence ATGACCCCCGCTGAACAATCGCTCCGCTCTGCTGAAATTTGCCAGTTGGCCCCTGTGGTGCCGGTTCTGGTTGTGGAGGACGTAAGCCGCGCCGAAGCGCTTGCCCGTGCGTTGGTGGCAGGCGGCCTGCCCGCGCTGGAGGTAACTTTGCGCACCGCTTGCGCGCTGGATGCGATCCGCGCCATGTCGCAGGTGGAGGGCGGCGTCGTTGGCGCCGGCACGTTGCTGACCCCTGCCGATGTGAAAGCGGCCAAGGAAGCTGGTGCGAAATTCGGCGTCTCTCCCGGGGCGACGCCGCGATTGCTGGACGCTTGCGCCGAATATGATCTGCCCTTGCTGCCCGGTGCGGCCACCGCGACCGAAGTGATGATGCTGTTGGAGCTGGGTTATACCGTGCAGAAGTTTTTTCCAGCAGAGGCATCGGGGGGCGCGCCTGCGCTGAAATCCATCGGTGCGCCGATCCCGCAGGTGCGGTTTTGCCCAACCGGCGGCATCGGGTTAAAGAACGCCCATGATTATCTGGGCCTGCCGAATGTGATGTGCGTTGGCGGCTCTTGGGTGGCCCCTGCCGCACTGGTCGCGGCTGAGGATTGGGCAGGCATCACCAAGCTGGCCAAAGAAGCGGCCGCTTTGCGCTAA
- the edd gene encoding phosphogluconate dehydratase, producing MTLNSTIDRVTDRIRERSAGLRGDYLTRMAAAVAKGPARAHLSCGNQAHAYAAMTGDKDALVAERAPNLGIVTAYNDMLSAHQPYEHYPDLIRAAARRAGATAQVAGGVPAMCDGVTQGQAGMELSLFSRDVIALAAGVALSHNVFDAALYLGVCDKIVPGLIIAAATFGHIPAVFVPAGPMPSGIPNDEKSAVRNAFAQGKVTRTELMAAEMASYHGPGTCTFYGTANTNQMLMEFMGLHLPGASFVNPGNGLRDALTGAAVERAAAITALGNTFTPAGEVLGVRSFVNGIVGLMATGGSTNLVLHLPAMARAAGIVLDLEDFADISEAVPLMAKVYPNGLADVNHFHAAGGLGFMIGELLDAGLLHPDTKTILGKGLEAYRGEPKLQGDALVWEEGARNSLNEKILRPVSAPFAAVGGLKQLSGNLGRGVIKVSAVAPERHVIEAPARIFHTQEAVKAAFRAGEFTSDSVIVVRFQGPRANGMPELHSLTPVLSVLQDRGLKVALVTDGRMSGASGKVPAAIHISPEAACGGPLAKLQDGDIIRLDATTGVLEVRGVDLGSRSDAVADLSENAHGIGRELFEVFRQTVGPATEGARVV from the coding sequence ATGACATTGAACAGCACCATTGATCGGGTCACCGACCGTATTCGTGAAAGATCCGCAGGCTTGCGCGGGGATTATCTGACGCGCATGGCGGCGGCGGTGGCAAAGGGGCCTGCACGGGCGCATCTGTCTTGTGGCAATCAGGCCCATGCCTATGCCGCGATGACCGGCGACAAAGACGCATTGGTCGCCGAACGCGCGCCAAATCTGGGCATCGTGACGGCCTATAATGACATGCTCTCGGCGCATCAGCCCTATGAGCATTACCCAGACCTGATCCGCGCTGCCGCCCGGCGCGCAGGTGCCACGGCGCAGGTCGCAGGCGGCGTGCCCGCGATGTGTGACGGCGTGACCCAAGGCCAAGCCGGTATGGAGCTTTCGCTGTTCTCGCGCGATGTAATCGCCTTGGCGGCGGGTGTGGCCTTGTCGCATAACGTGTTTGATGCAGCGCTTTATCTAGGGGTTTGTGACAAGATCGTACCGGGGTTGATAATTGCTGCGGCAACCTTCGGCCATATCCCGGCGGTCTTTGTGCCTGCGGGGCCAATGCCATCGGGCATCCCGAACGATGAAAAATCCGCTGTGCGCAATGCTTTTGCCCAAGGTAAAGTCACCCGCACCGAACTGATGGCCGCCGAGATGGCCAGCTATCATGGTCCCGGCACCTGTACCTTTTACGGCACGGCCAATACCAACCAGATGTTGATGGAATTTATGGGCCTCCACCTTCCCGGCGCGTCTTTTGTCAACCCCGGCAACGGGTTGCGTGATGCCCTGACAGGGGCCGCAGTCGAACGCGCGGCGGCAATCACGGCACTTGGCAATACCTTCACCCCGGCGGGCGAAGTTCTGGGTGTGCGCAGTTTTGTGAACGGGATTGTCGGGTTGATGGCGACCGGCGGCTCCACCAACCTTGTGCTGCATTTGCCTGCGATGGCCCGGGCCGCAGGGATTGTGCTGGACCTTGAGGATTTCGCGGATATCTCCGAGGCGGTGCCCTTGATGGCCAAGGTTTACCCCAACGGGCTGGCCGATGTGAACCATTTCCACGCGGCGGGCGGGCTTGGCTTTATGATCGGGGAATTGCTGGATGCGGGGCTTTTGCACCCCGACACCAAGACGATTCTTGGCAAAGGCCTTGAGGCTTACCGCGGCGAGCCAAAGCTGCAAGGCGATGCGCTGGTTTGGGAAGAGGGCGCGCGCAACTCGTTGAATGAGAAAATCTTGCGCCCTGTGTCCGCGCCTTTTGCGGCTGTCGGCGGGCTGAAACAGCTTTCAGGCAATCTTGGGCGCGGGGTTATCAAAGTTTCGGCCGTGGCCCCCGAACGTCATGTGATCGAGGCCCCTGCCCGTATTTTCCACACCCAAGAGGCGGTGAAAGCCGCCTTTCGTGCCGGTGAGTTTACCTCTGACAGCGTGATCGTGGTGCGGTTCCAAGGCCCCCGCGCCAATGGCATGCCAGAGCTGCACTCCCTCACGCCGGTGCTATCGGTGTTGCAGGATCGCGGCCTCAAGGTGGCGCTGGTCACTGATGGGCGCATGTCGGGTGCAAGCGGCAAAGTGCCTGCGGCCATCCATATCTCGCCCGAGGCGGCCTGTGGTGGCCCGCTGGCCAAACTACAAGACGGCGACATCATCCGGCTGGACGCCACGACCGGCGTGCTAGAGGTGCGCGGCGTTGATCTTGGCAGCCGCAGCGATGCCGTCGCAGATCTGTCGGAAAATGCGCATGGTATCGGGCGCGAGCTGTTCGAAGTGTTTCGCCAAACTGTTGGCCCCGCAACTGAAGGTGCACGGGTGGTCTGA
- a CDS encoding RSP_2647 family RNA methyltransferase — protein MNNTPSSQDSDPASTDAATQPVVRLKPKAEARAIRHGFPWVYADELVTDRRTQKLSPGTLAVLEDGDRRAMGLVTVNPNSKIICRMLDQNPDAVIDQAWLEARLARAHAMRERLYDAPFYRLVHAEADGLPGVVIDRFGDTAVIQPNAAWAEAHIDALVAALIAVTGVKNILKNGTGRARSLEGLTEETTVLHGVVDGPIPVPMNGATYMADLIGGQKTGLFFDQRPNHAFAARLSKGARVLDMFSHVGGFGLAALAGGASSVLAVDGSAPALKLAAQGAEASGFADRFTTRQGDAFAVLEALAEEGAQFDVIICDPPAFAPAKPALVAGLRAYERVARLAAPLLAPGGYLGLCSCSHAADLSAFRNACGRGIGRAGRRGQLIHTGHAGPDHPMLPQLAESGYLKALFYRLDG, from the coding sequence ATGAACAACACCCCATCCTCGCAAGACAGCGACCCCGCAAGCACCGATGCCGCCACCCAGCCGGTCGTCCGCCTGAAACCAAAAGCCGAGGCGCGGGCGATCCGCCATGGCTTCCCATGGGTTTACGCCGATGAGCTGGTGACAGACCGGCGCACGCAAAAACTTAGCCCCGGTACCTTGGCGGTGCTGGAAGATGGCGACCGTCGGGCCATGGGGCTTGTCACGGTCAACCCCAATTCCAAGATCATCTGCCGGATGCTTGATCAAAATCCCGATGCGGTGATCGACCAAGCCTGGCTAGAGGCGCGCCTTGCCCGTGCCCATGCGATGCGTGAGCGTCTTTATGATGCGCCCTTCTATCGTTTGGTCCATGCCGAGGCAGACGGGTTGCCGGGCGTGGTGATCGACCGTTTCGGTGATACCGCCGTTATCCAGCCCAATGCCGCTTGGGCCGAGGCGCATATCGATGCGCTGGTTGCTGCGTTGATCGCAGTGACGGGTGTGAAAAACATCCTGAAAAACGGCACAGGCCGCGCCCGCAGCCTTGAGGGGCTGACCGAGGAGACCACAGTTTTGCACGGTGTTGTCGACGGGCCAATCCCCGTGCCGATGAACGGTGCCACCTATATGGCGGATCTGATCGGCGGGCAGAAAACCGGTCTCTTCTTTGACCAACGCCCCAATCACGCCTTTGCGGCCCGGCTGTCAAAAGGCGCGCGGGTTTTGGACATGTTTTCGCATGTTGGCGGCTTTGGTCTGGCGGCTTTGGCGGGGGGGGCATCCTCGGTTCTGGCGGTTGACGGATCTGCGCCTGCGCTGAAACTGGCCGCACAAGGGGCTGAGGCTTCGGGTTTTGCCGATCGTTTCACCACCCGCCAAGGCGATGCGTTCGCGGTGCTAGAGGCCTTGGCCGAAGAGGGCGCGCAGTTTGACGTGATCATCTGTGACCCGCCCGCCTTTGCGCCTGCCAAACCGGCACTGGTCGCAGGCCTTCGCGCCTATGAGCGTGTTGCGCGGCTTGCGGCACCTTTGCTGGCACCGGGGGGCTATCTCGGGCTTTGCTCTTGTTCGCATGCGGCCGATTTGTCGGCGTTTCGCAATGCTTGCGGGCGCGGCATCGGGCGTGCGGGGCGGCGTGGGCAATTGATCCACACAGGCCACGCGGGACCAGACCACCCGATGCTGCCACAACTGGCAGAAAGCGGATACCTTAAGGCGTTGTTCTACCGGCTTGACGGGTGA
- a CDS encoding RSP_2648 family PIN domain-containing protein: MKLCLDACVLFPTVMREVLLAVAGQGLFMPIWSDRILGEWQRAAARYGAQAEGEALAAIARAGDLFPKARIPAQPGLEARLYLPDDNDLHVLAVAIAGNADAVVTLNAKDFPRGTLAVEGLERRDPDGLLWELWSHHPQAVETALESVRATASRLSGEEKALRPLLKRAKLTRLARAVASDAG; encoded by the coding sequence GTGAAGCTTTGCCTTGATGCGTGCGTCTTATTCCCGACAGTGATGCGGGAGGTGCTGCTGGCAGTGGCGGGGCAGGGGCTGTTCATGCCGATCTGGTCCGACCGGATCTTGGGCGAGTGGCAACGTGCCGCCGCCCGTTACGGCGCGCAGGCAGAAGGGGAGGCGTTGGCCGCCATCGCCCGCGCTGGCGATCTGTTTCCAAAGGCGCGCATTCCCGCCCAGCCGGGGCTGGAGGCGCGGCTTTACCTGCCTGATGATAATGACCTTCATGTGCTGGCGGTGGCGATTGCGGGCAATGCCGATGCAGTTGTCACCCTGAACGCCAAGGATTTCCCGCGTGGTACTTTGGCCGTCGAAGGGCTTGAACGCCGCGACCCCGACGGCCTGCTGTGGGAGCTGTGGTCCCATCACCCGCAAGCTGTCGAAACTGCACTGGAATCCGTGCGCGCCACTGCCTCGCGTCTGTCGGGCGAAGAGAAGGCGCTGCGGCCCTTACTCAAGCGGGCCAAGCTGACGCGGCTTGCGCGGGCTGTCGCCTCAGACGCTGGTTGA
- a CDS encoding GNAT family N-acetyltransferase, which yields MTLFIRDIAPEDETLWRKLWAEYLAFYAVTLAPEVTDQTWARLVDPQAVLRGRVAVLDGAVMGFALHHHHMSTWAAAPDCYLEDLFLTDAARGHGIGRALMDDLIKICHENGYSRLYWHTDEGNARARKLYDSYTAYDGHVRYRIKL from the coding sequence ATGACCCTATTTATACGCGACATTGCGCCAGAGGATGAAACCCTCTGGCGCAAGCTTTGGGCAGAATATCTGGCGTTTTATGCCGTGACCCTTGCCCCCGAGGTAACTGACCAAACATGGGCGCGGCTTGTTGACCCGCAGGCGGTTTTGCGGGGGCGCGTGGCGGTTCTGGACGGCGCGGTGATGGGCTTTGCCCTGCACCACCACCACATGTCCACTTGGGCCGCAGCCCCCGATTGCTATCTGGAGGATCTGTTCCTGACAGATGCCGCCCGTGGCCACGGAATCGGGCGTGCCTTAATGGATGATCTTATCAAGATTTGCCATGAGAACGGCTATTCCCGGCTTTACTGGCACACCGATGAGGGCAATGCCCGCGCACGCAAGCTTTATGACAGCTACACCGCCTATGACGGGCATGTGCGCTACCGTATTAAGCTGTAA
- a CDS encoding M20/M25/M40 family metallo-hydrolase: protein MTIEAVLARIDQALPEATDRLLDLLRIPSISTDPAYQADCDRAADWLVSDLQGLGFDASKRPTPGHPMVVAHYDGPEVADTPHLLFYGHYDVQPVDPLSLWDRDPFDPQIEDTPSGKVIRGRGASDDKGQLMTFLEACRAWRAEHGRLPCRLTIFLEGEEESGSPSLIPFMQENAQELRADVALICDTGLFQSRTPSIVTMLRGLVGEEITIKAASKDLHSGMYGGLAMNPIRLLSQIIAGLHDDTGRITVPGFYDGVPELSDEMRAQWQGLAFDHARFLGDVGLSVPAGESDRTPLEMLWSRPTCEVNGIWGGYTGDGFKTVLPAEANAKISFRLVGQQDPLAIREAFRAYVTAQLPADCTAEFSEHGDSPAGQMSVENPAFEPARAALTEEWGTAAAYVGCGGSIPIAGYFKTYLDMDAMLIGFAKDDDQIHSPNEKYDLQSFHKGIRSWARVLDRLTTEKG, encoded by the coding sequence ATGACCATCGAAGCCGTCCTAGCCCGCATTGACCAAGCCCTGCCCGAAGCCACCGACCGCTTGCTGGACCTGCTGCGCATCCCGTCGATTTCCACCGATCCCGCCTATCAGGCCGATTGCGACCGCGCCGCCGATTGGCTGGTGTCCGATTTGCAAGGCTTGGGGTTTGATGCCTCCAAACGGCCCACCCCCGGCCACCCTATGGTCGTCGCCCATTATGACGGACCCGAAGTTGCAGACACACCGCATCTGCTGTTTTACGGCCATTATGATGTTCAACCTGTTGATCCGCTTTCCCTGTGGGACCGCGACCCCTTTGATCCGCAAATTGAGGATACGCCATCGGGCAAGGTGATCCGCGGGCGCGGTGCCTCTGATGACAAAGGCCAGTTGATGACATTCCTCGAGGCGTGCCGCGCATGGCGCGCTGAGCATGGCCGCCTGCCCTGCCGCCTGACGATTTTCCTTGAGGGCGAAGAAGAATCCGGTTCACCCTCACTGATCCCCTTCATGCAAGAAAACGCCCAAGAGCTGCGCGCCGATGTCGCCCTGATTTGCGATACGGGGCTTTTCCAATCCAGAACCCCGTCAATCGTGACCATGCTGCGCGGATTGGTTGGGGAAGAAATCACCATCAAAGCCGCCAGCAAAGACTTGCATTCCGGCATGTACGGCGGGCTGGCGATGAACCCGATCCGCCTGCTATCGCAAATCATCGCGGGGCTGCATGACGATACGGGCCGCATCACCGTTCCGGGTTTTTATGACGGTGTGCCAGAGCTGTCGGATGAGATGCGCGCCCAATGGCAAGGCCTCGCCTTTGATCACGCGCGCTTTCTGGGCGATGTCGGCCTGTCGGTCCCTGCGGGGGAATCAGATCGCACACCGCTGGAAATGCTCTGGTCACGCCCGACCTGTGAGGTGAACGGCATCTGGGGCGGCTATACCGGCGACGGTTTCAAAACCGTGCTGCCCGCCGAGGCCAACGCCAAGATCAGCTTCCGCCTTGTCGGGCAACAAGACCCGCTGGCCATCCGCGAGGCCTTCCGCGCCTATGTCACGGCCCAACTTCCCGCCGATTGCACCGCAGAGTTTTCCGAACATGGCGATAGCCCCGCAGGCCAGATGAGCGTGGAAAACCCCGCGTTTGAACCCGCCCGCGCCGCCCTGACCGAGGAATGGGGCACAGCCGCCGCCTATGTCGGCTGCGGTGGCTCCATCCCGATTGCAGGCTACTTCAAGACTTATCTCGATATGGATGCGATGCTGATCGGCTTTGCCAAGGACGATGACCAGATCCATTCCCCGAATGAGAAATATGACCTGCAAAGCTTCCACAAGGGCATCCGGTCATGGGCGCGCGTGCTGGACCGGCTGACCACGGAAAAAGGATAA
- a CDS encoding 5-aminolevulic acid synthase, with protein sequence MLQSGKVLICAGLGLAICAGAALAEPMTGKQATKQLFSAKKSEVQLLNVNGLSAEHSALLGEVVKGYAYYAAAAIAPQEDLLKSEATTLVANHHSAEAASAAALAGCNALRKTADECVIAAIVQPKGWEARALQLSVEGTVALKSDYGKRGERAMAASASTGFFALAKGVQAQALALRACADKGAPDCEIIVADPK encoded by the coding sequence ATGTTGCAATCGGGTAAGGTGTTGATCTGTGCGGGCTTGGGGCTTGCGATTTGTGCAGGGGCGGCGCTGGCTGAACCGATGACGGGCAAGCAGGCCACAAAACAGCTTTTTTCGGCTAAAAAATCAGAGGTACAGCTGTTGAACGTCAACGGGCTTTCGGCGGAACATTCCGCGCTGTTGGGGGAGGTGGTCAAGGGCTATGCCTATTACGCCGCCGCTGCCATCGCGCCGCAAGAGGATCTTTTGAAGTCCGAGGCGACGACGCTTGTTGCCAATCACCACAGCGCCGAGGCGGCCTCGGCGGCGGCATTGGCGGGGTGCAATGCGTTGCGCAAAACGGCAGATGAATGTGTGATTGCAGCCATTGTGCAGCCTAAAGGTTGGGAGGCGCGTGCCTTGCAATTGTCGGTCGAGGGTACGGTTGCGCTGAAATCTGACTACGGAAAACGCGGCGAACGGGCGATGGCCGCCTCTGCCTCTACCGGCTTTTTCGCGCTGGCCAAGGGGGTGCAAGCGCAGGCGTTGGCGCTTAGAGCCTGTGCCGATAAGGGCGCGCCCGATTGTGAGATCATTGTCGCAGACCCTAAGTGA
- the hemA gene encoding 5-aminolevulinate synthase — protein sequence MNYDAALDNALNRLHEEGRYRTFIDIERHKGSYPAAIWRKPDGEQRQITVWCGNDYLGMGQNPVVLEAMKEALDATGAGSGGTRNISGTTVYHNRLEAELADLHGKEAALVFTSAYNANDATLSTLPKLFPGLIIYSDALNHASMIEGVRRNGGAKRIFRHNDVAHLRELMAADDPAAPKLIAFESIYSMDGDFGPIEAICDAADEFGALTYIDEVHAVGMYGPRGAGVAERDGLMGRLDIINATLAKAYGVAGGYIAASAKMCDAVRSYAPGFIFTSSMPPAVAAGAAASVRHLKTAQHLRDAQQLHARILKSRLKAIGLPLIDHGSHIVPVHVGDPVHCKALSDMLLEQFGIYVQPINFPTVPRGTERLRFTPSPVHDAAQIDALVKAMDKLWQQCALNRAELTA from the coding sequence ATGAACTATGATGCCGCCCTCGACAATGCCCTCAACCGTTTGCACGAAGAGGGGCGCTATCGGACTTTCATCGATATCGAGCGCCACAAAGGATCTTATCCTGCAGCGATCTGGCGCAAGCCGGATGGTGAGCAGCGTCAAATTACGGTTTGGTGCGGCAATGACTATCTTGGCATGGGACAAAATCCGGTTGTGCTGGAGGCGATGAAAGAGGCGCTGGATGCCACGGGTGCAGGCTCTGGCGGGACGCGCAATATTTCGGGTACGACCGTGTACCACAACCGGCTTGAGGCCGAGCTGGCTGATCTGCATGGTAAGGAAGCCGCCTTGGTGTTTACCTCGGCTTACAATGCCAATGATGCGACGCTTTCGACCCTGCCCAAGCTGTTTCCGGGGCTGATCATCTATTCGGATGCGTTGAACCATGCCTCGATGATCGAGGGGGTGCGCCGCAATGGCGGGGCCAAGCGGATTTTCCGTCACAACGATGTGGCGCATCTGCGTGAATTGATGGCTGCCGATGATCCGGCAGCACCAAAGCTGATCGCCTTTGAGTCGATCTATTCGATGGATGGTGATTTTGGCCCGATCGAGGCTATTTGTGATGCAGCTGATGAATTCGGTGCGTTGACCTATATCGACGAGGTCCACGCCGTGGGCATGTATGGCCCGCGCGGGGCAGGGGTTGCGGAACGTGACGGGCTGATGGGGCGGCTTGATATTATCAACGCCACGCTGGCCAAGGCATACGGTGTTGCGGGTGGCTATATCGCGGCTTCGGCCAAGATGTGTGACGCGGTGCGTTCTTATGCGCCGGGGTTCATCTTTACATCCTCGATGCCGCCTGCGGTGGCGGCGGGGGCTGCGGCCTCGGTTCGGCATCTGAAAACGGCACAACATTTGCGCGATGCCCAACAGCTTCATGCGCGGATTCTCAAGAGCCGGCTGAAGGCGATCGGCCTGCCGCTGATCGACCACGGCAGCCATATTGTGCCGGTGCATGTCGGTGACCCCGTGCATTGCAAGGCGCTGTCCGATATGTTGCTGGAGCAATTCGGCATTTATGTGCAGCCGATCAACTTCCCCACTGTGCCCCGCGGGACAGAGCGGCTTCGTTTTACGCCGTCGCCGGTGCATGATGCGGCCCAGATTGACGCATTGGTTAAGGCGATGGATAAACTTTGGCAGCAATGTGCGCTAAATCGTGCCGAGTTGACGGCTTGA
- a CDS encoding helix-turn-helix domain-containing protein has product MIGRRKAPSTSETDKPKGFDDFELRLGDLMRGERATLGKSLLDVQRELKVKATYIAAIENCDTSAFETQGFVAGYVRSYSRYLGMDPDWAYAKFCREANFTLAHGMSVEASPVRLTKARSRVQDFGDPLANPNATFVPRSESILSRVEPGAVGSLLVLLGLIGGLGYGGWSVLQEVQRVQLAPVDQAPQVIAEIDPLGNVQGVAPVVRSAPESQAVEEVSTSIAANTQTPIRSDRLYRPQALDVPVLTSRDGPIAAIDPQRHAIAQLVAEVAGAPESDPVENEVQVVAADPNIVEILAVRPSWVRVSSADGTVLLEKVLDSCERYTVPLMEAAPVLRAGNSGSVYFTVNGKTFGPSAPGAQVVKNVALTADAVQAKFPNVETGQSVAVADANNAMVLCPSSPSL; this is encoded by the coding sequence ATGATCGGCCGAAGGAAAGCACCTTCGACGTCCGAAACCGACAAGCCGAAAGGCTTTGACGATTTCGAGCTACGTCTGGGCGACCTTATGCGCGGGGAGCGCGCAACCTTAGGCAAGTCATTGCTCGATGTTCAACGTGAGTTGAAGGTCAAGGCGACCTATATTGCAGCCATTGAAAATTGTGATACCTCTGCTTTTGAAACTCAGGGCTTTGTTGCCGGTTATGTGCGGTCCTATTCGCGCTATCTTGGTATGGACCCTGATTGGGCCTATGCGAAATTTTGCCGTGAGGCGAATTTCACCTTGGCGCACGGCATGTCTGTTGAGGCATCCCCCGTCCGCCTGACCAAAGCGCGTAGCCGTGTGCAGGATTTTGGCGATCCCTTGGCAAACCCCAATGCGACCTTCGTTCCGCGCAGTGAGTCGATTTTGTCGCGTGTGGAACCGGGCGCCGTTGGTTCCCTGTTGGTATTGCTCGGGTTGATTGGCGGCTTGGGCTATGGCGGCTGGTCCGTCTTGCAAGAGGTGCAGCGGGTGCAACTTGCCCCCGTAGATCAGGCCCCGCAAGTCATCGCGGAGATTGATCCGCTGGGCAATGTACAAGGTGTGGCTCCTGTGGTGCGCTCGGCCCCGGAAAGCCAGGCTGTCGAGGAGGTTTCGACTTCGATCGCTGCCAATACGCAAACGCCGATCCGTTCTGACCGGCTTTACCGCCCTCAGGCGCTTGATGTTCCTGTGCTGACCTCGCGCGATGGGCCGATTGCCGCGATTGATCCGCAGCGCCACGCGATTGCACAGCTGGTTGCCGAAGTGGCAGGCGCACCCGAGTCTGATCCCGTCGAGAATGAAGTACAGGTCGTCGCCGCTGACCCCAATATCGTTGAAATTCTGGCCGTGCGCCCGTCTTGGGTGCGGGTCTCCTCGGCTGATGGGACTGTGTTGCTTGAGAAGGTGCTCGATTCCTGTGAACGCTACACCGTCCCATTGATGGAGGCGGCACCGGTGCTGCGTGCGGGCAATTCCGGCTCGGTTTATTTTACCGTCAATGGCAAGACATTTGGCCCCTCGGCACCCGGTGCGCAAGTTGTGAAAAACGTGGCCTTGACGGCGGATGCGGTACAGGCAAAATTCCCGAACGTAGAGACAGGGCAATCCGTGGCCGTAGCTGATGCGAATAACGCAATGGTGCTTTGCCCCTCCAGCCCGTCTTTGTGA
- the ispG gene encoding flavodoxin-dependent (E)-4-hydroxy-3-methylbut-2-enyl-diphosphate synthase yields MTHNPIRPWRNIERRKSRQIMVGKVAVGGDAPISVQTMTNTPTTDIKATIAQVQRAADAGADIVRVSAPDRESALALREICRESPVPIVADIHFHYKRAIEAAEAGAACLRINPGNIGDASRVREVIKAAKDHGCSIRIGVNAGSLERHLLDKYGEPCPDAMVESGLDHIKLLQDNDFHEYKISVKASDVFMSAAAYNQLAEVTDAPIHLGITEAGGLQSGTVKSAIGLGNLLWSGIGDTIRVSLSAEPEAEVKVGFEILKSLGLRHRGVTIISCPSCARQGFDVIKTVTELEDRLAHVTTSMSLSIIGCVVNGPGEALMTDIGFTGGGAGSGMVYLAGKQSHKLGNEAMIDHIVELVEKRATELDAATELPEPAGK; encoded by the coding sequence ATGACCCATAATCCAATTCGTCCATGGCGCAATATTGAACGTCGTAAATCCCGCCAGATCATGGTGGGAAAGGTCGCTGTGGGCGGGGATGCCCCGATTTCGGTCCAGACGATGACCAATACGCCGACCACCGATATCAAGGCCACGATTGCGCAGGTGCAGCGTGCTGCGGATGCAGGGGCCGATATTGTGCGTGTCTCGGCACCGGATCGCGAAAGCGCGCTGGCTCTGCGTGAGATTTGCCGCGAGTCCCCCGTGCCTATCGTTGCGGACATCCATTTCCACTACAAACGCGCGATTGAGGCCGCTGAGGCGGGGGCCGCCTGCTTGCGGATCAACCCCGGCAACATCGGGGATGCTTCACGCGTGCGTGAGGTGATTAAGGCGGCAAAGGACCATGGCTGTTCTATCCGCATTGGCGTCAATGCAGGATCGTTAGAGCGCCATCTGCTTGATAAATATGGCGAACCTTGCCCTGATGCGATGGTCGAATCCGGGTTGGACCATATTAAACTGCTGCAAGACAATGATTTCCATGAATATAAAATCAGCGTCAAAGCCTCGGATGTTTTCATGTCGGCGGCCGCCTATAACCAGCTTGCCGAGGTCACGGATGCGCCGATCCATCTTGGCATCACCGAGGCGGGCGGGTTGCAATCAGGTACGGTGAAATCCGCCATCGGGCTTGGCAATCTGCTTTGGTCCGGCATTGGTGATACCATTCGCGTCTCACTCTCGGCTGAGCCGGAGGCAGAGGTGAAGGTCGGGTTTGAGATTCTTAAATCCCTCGGCCTGCGCCACCGTGGTGTGACCATCATTTCCTGCCCGTCCTGCGCGCGGCAAGGCTTTGATGTGATCAAGACGGTGACTGAACTGGAAGACCGCCTTGCCCATGTCACCACCTCGATGAGCCTGAGCATCATCGGCTGTGTCGTCAATGGTCCGGGGGAGGCGCTGATGACAGATATCGGCTTTACCGGCGGTGGGGCCGGATCGGGTATGGTCTATCTGGCGGGCAAGCAAAGCCACAAGCTGGGCAATGAGGCGATGATCGACCATATTGTCGAGCTGGTCGAAAAGCGCGCAACAGAGCTGGACGCCGCCACAGAACTGCCGGAACCCGCCGGAAAATAG